From one Gracilibacillus salinarum genomic stretch:
- a CDS encoding PH domain-containing protein, whose amino-acid sequence MRYHPLTILFRLYKLVRNSFALVLLFFVLKRQSEFWLFEYGRYALIAMIIWRVIYIFSSWFTETYQWDDRSFHLSKNVFVKQTTTIPFSKIQNVTSQTTILHKLFGYTSITFETAMDGKDDSITFDFVSKLHAAFLEELVQPGRTAVDDVEEKEDTPTPAKESEQKGVIYFTPSKRELVRASFTSLSFLIIIPIITKLYEYATQLLPNPEQYNGTFLQLFENKLMLFSIIIAAVLIAVILGLIKTFTRYGKYEISATDTHIFIKKGMVNESHFTIEKSKVQGLEFQQSIIKRIFGLVEVRLISAGKIAEDAVSVNSLYPFLSMQRAYHLVEELLPEYSLEKEMERLPVASLYSKLLRPSWIWLIATACLVYFKPAFLQFQSTWWIVPLLLFILVVVSRVLDYANTKYTITNDQIQWWHGGFTHQLFVTKKRKVIEISCSQTLLQKIWNVASVSMMNRSSTPRVEVIDDVPLDFLKRFTAWYAARDTQMNKKNRA is encoded by the coding sequence ATGAGATATCATCCCTTAACCATACTGTTTCGACTCTATAAATTAGTAAGAAACTCCTTTGCACTGGTTTTATTATTTTTTGTGCTCAAAAGGCAATCAGAATTCTGGCTGTTTGAATATGGTCGTTACGCGCTAATCGCAATGATCATTTGGCGAGTCATTTATATTTTTTCAAGCTGGTTTACGGAGACTTACCAATGGGATGATCGTAGTTTTCACCTAAGCAAAAATGTATTCGTTAAACAGACAACAACGATTCCTTTTTCGAAAATCCAGAATGTAACCAGTCAGACTACGATATTACATAAGCTATTTGGCTATACCTCGATCACCTTCGAAACCGCAATGGATGGAAAAGATGACTCTATTACATTCGATTTCGTTTCGAAGCTGCATGCTGCTTTTCTTGAAGAATTAGTGCAACCGGGAAGGACAGCTGTTGACGATGTCGAGGAAAAAGAAGATACACCCACTCCAGCCAAAGAATCCGAACAAAAGGGAGTCATTTACTTTACACCTAGTAAACGAGAGTTAGTGAGAGCCAGTTTTACTTCGTTAAGCTTTCTCATTATCATCCCTATAATTACAAAGTTATATGAGTATGCAACGCAACTGTTACCAAATCCAGAACAATATAATGGGACATTTTTACAACTGTTTGAAAATAAGTTGATGTTGTTTAGCATCATTATTGCAGCGGTTCTAATTGCCGTTATCTTAGGATTGATAAAAACCTTCACCCGGTACGGTAAGTACGAAATTTCGGCAACAGACACGCACATTTTTATAAAAAAGGGCATGGTGAACGAAAGTCATTTTACGATCGAAAAAAGCAAAGTGCAAGGATTAGAGTTTCAGCAAAGTATAATAAAACGCATTTTCGGCCTAGTCGAAGTACGTCTGATAAGCGCTGGAAAAATAGCGGAAGATGCCGTGAGTGTAAATTCCCTGTATCCCTTCTTATCTATGCAGCGAGCTTATCACCTAGTAGAGGAATTATTACCGGAATACTCATTGGAGAAAGAAATGGAGCGATTACCTGTTGCTTCCCTATATAGCAAGCTATTGAGACCTAGCTGGATTTGGCTGATCGCTACCGCCTGCCTCGTCTATTTTAAACCAGCCTTTTTGCAATTTCAGTCCACCTGGTGGATCGTGCCATTGCTTCTGTTCATTCTGGTAGTAGTCAGCCGTGTATTGGATTATGCGAATACAAAATACACGATTACCAACGATCAAATACAATGGTGGCATGGCGGCTTCACCCATCAACTGTTTGTAACGAAAAAAAGAAAAGTAATCGAAATCAGCTGCTCACAGACCCTGTTGCAAAAGATATGGAACGTAGCTTCTGTCTCCATGATGAACCGCTCTAGTACACCCAGGGTTGAAGTCATTGATGACGTACCACTGGATTTTCTCAAAAGATTCACAGCATGGTACGCAGCACGGGATACGCAAATGAATAAGAAAAACAGGGCATAA
- a CDS encoding MerR family transcriptional regulator — METECFTVSVFAAYTGVSIRTLHYYEEKGLMNPKRDRMTGHRMYDKDDAIRLHQIVTMKFLGLPLKEIKSYIQSDNLDIRFKDTLRLQETKLKEERERIDIALEAIQRTTYLIEKEQEINSNLLFSLISGMQSEKQQKEMAKPIMKDDVLSKLFDAAITEKGSGSCFNFSKR, encoded by the coding sequence ATGGAGACGGAATGCTTTACGGTTAGTGTATTTGCGGCATATACCGGCGTTTCGATCCGGACCTTGCATTATTATGAGGAAAAGGGACTCATGAATCCCAAGCGGGATAGAATGACGGGTCACCGTATGTATGATAAGGACGATGCCATTCGGTTACATCAAATTGTTACGATGAAATTTCTCGGTCTTCCATTAAAGGAAATCAAATCGTATATACAATCAGACAATTTAGATATACGTTTTAAGGATACGTTAAGGCTGCAAGAGACGAAGCTGAAAGAGGAAAGAGAAAGGATCGACATCGCATTGGAAGCGATTCAACGAACTACCTATCTGATAGAGAAGGAGCAGGAGATAAACAGTAACCTGTTATTTAGCTTAATATCAGGAATGCAATCTGAGAAACAGCAAAAAGAAATGGCTAAGCCGATCATGAAGGATGACGTATTGTCGAAGCTTTTTGATGCTGCAATAACGGAGAAGGGGAGCGGAAGCTGCTTCAATTTTTCAAAGAGGTGA
- a CDS encoding BH0509 family protein, whose amino-acid sequence MSKIERNDKMEHLLEKNKFTKETIFNMSDEQIEYFHWLYFEDSVYDLM is encoded by the coding sequence ATGAGCAAAATAGAAAGAAATGACAAAATGGAACACCTGCTAGAGAAAAACAAATTCACAAAAGAAACCATCTTCAATATGTCTGATGAACAAATTGAGTATTTTCACTGGCTCTATTTCGAAGACTCTGTATACGACTTAATGTAA
- a CDS encoding NCS2 family permease has product MRKDIFQLKQHGTSVKQELSAGLIGFFTIAYIIAVNSLILAEAGVPLEGAVLGTILISFVSCLIMGLWSNAPILIVPGMGINAMFAYTLVQSMELTWQQALGVTTVSGLIFTLVAFSSLTTVIKDAIPESLKLAINIGIGLFLMLIGLENGHLVTRGDQSIIALGDFSDPAVLATVLTFIIALILFIRNVKGNFLWTILIGTAIAFVLGVLPSKTNEAVSLHEYSEVFGALSFADGMSFPYLVAVFSITMVVLFENIGLTYNHLAATNRPEKFKKAFQANGISVMLSGIFGSSPTVSTAETTAAITAGGRTGLTTITTGFLFLAVIFFIPYIQIIPSNAIAPVLMIIGGLMVQDIKKLDLRDLSESFPAIFIIVMIPFTYSIADGIAIGFILYVILKLSTGNARKVSFTLYVIASLFLLHFIIYYAV; this is encoded by the coding sequence TTGAGAAAAGATATTTTTCAATTAAAACAACATGGGACAAGTGTCAAACAAGAACTGTCTGCCGGTTTAATCGGATTTTTCACGATTGCATACATCATTGCCGTGAACTCGCTGATTTTAGCGGAAGCAGGTGTTCCGCTCGAGGGAGCTGTGTTAGGAACAATCCTGATCTCCTTTGTCAGCTGTCTGATTATGGGATTGTGGTCCAATGCGCCGATCCTAATCGTGCCAGGCATGGGGATTAACGCGATGTTCGCGTACACCCTTGTCCAATCGATGGAGTTGACGTGGCAGCAGGCACTGGGTGTCACCACTGTGTCTGGTCTTATTTTCACCTTGGTTGCCTTTTCATCGTTAACTACTGTTATCAAAGATGCGATTCCTGAATCGTTAAAGCTGGCGATTAATATTGGAATCGGTCTGTTTCTGATGCTGATTGGCCTGGAAAATGGACACCTGGTAACCCGTGGCGATCAATCGATCATCGCACTGGGCGATTTCAGTGATCCCGCTGTCTTAGCGACGGTATTGACCTTTATTATTGCGTTGATTCTGTTTATTCGCAATGTGAAGGGTAACTTTTTGTGGACGATTCTAATCGGAACGGCAATTGCCTTTGTGCTGGGGGTATTACCATCCAAGACGAATGAAGCTGTCTCGTTACACGAATACAGCGAAGTATTTGGCGCCTTGTCATTTGCGGACGGGATGTCTTTTCCGTATTTAGTGGCTGTGTTTTCGATTACGATGGTAGTGTTGTTCGAGAATATCGGATTAACATATAACCATCTTGCTGCAACGAATCGACCGGAAAAGTTTAAAAAAGCTTTTCAAGCCAACGGTATCTCGGTGATGCTCTCTGGTATCTTTGGGTCCAGTCCAACCGTATCAACAGCAGAAACAACAGCTGCGATTACGGCGGGAGGACGCACTGGATTAACGACGATTACCACGGGCTTCTTGTTTCTGGCTGTCATTTTTTTTATTCCTTATATCCAAATCATTCCTTCTAATGCGATCGCACCAGTGTTAATGATCATCGGAGGACTCATGGTCCAAGATATAAAGAAATTGGATTTGCGTGATCTGAGTGAGTCTTTCCCCGCGATATTTATTATCGTGATGATCCCATTCACGTACAGCATTGCAGATGGAATTGCCATTGGATTTATTCTTTATGTAATATTGAAATTGAGTACAGGCAATGCAAGGAAGGTATCGTTCACGTTATATGTGATCGCCAGCCTGTTTTTACTTCATTTCATTATTTATTATGCAGTTTGA
- a CDS encoding flavodoxin — MPKVILLFCSMSGNTEEMAEIIESNINNHGLEVHTFQIDMDDAMATDLLDYDAILFGTYTWGDGDIPYEVEDFYDDMEDIDLTGKVVALFGSCDSMYPNYGGAIETFSERFKERGASNVLYHLKVDLTPDQDDVERCQKFADDFVEQLHMYAE, encoded by the coding sequence ATGCCAAAAGTGATCTTATTGTTCTGCAGCATGTCCGGTAATACCGAAGAGATGGCTGAGATCATCGAATCAAACATAAACAATCACGGATTAGAAGTACATACCTTTCAAATAGATATGGATGATGCAATGGCAACGGACTTACTTGACTACGATGCGATTCTGTTCGGCACGTACACATGGGGAGATGGTGATATTCCTTATGAAGTGGAAGATTTTTATGATGACATGGAAGACATTGATTTAACCGGGAAAGTCGTAGCATTATTCGGCTCCTGTGATTCAATGTATCCGAATTACGGCGGAGCTATCGAAACATTCTCTGAGCGATTTAAAGAGCGCGGAGCATCCAATGTTCTCTATCACCTTAAAGTAGATCTGACTCCAGATCAAGATGATGTGGAACGTTGTCAGAAGTTTGCTGATGATTTTGTGGAGCAGCTTCATATGTATGCAGAGTAA
- a CDS encoding DEAD/DEAH box helicase, producing the protein MQIKLNEKIIKEMCGSISFKKGSTFWKTDKVTFQTYTEDRSEAIVKGTEDFHVTIQKEEKGTFQTACTCITLPSFKHDCQHIAAVLLAIKEHKQHGTTPVVETDASALTEGLKSIFNTNPVRSSGHQYHFETRQVLHLIFTCKPVFINKGQYMLGIEINIGPIKVNDIRDFLQKVKEHTLIPLSKSFTYDAELHCFPIETDEVLQQLLQINEDEQTFLSGSNTSQQLLIPPSSFDRLIASLTRAPLVKLEYDGDTYEGIHWSEQRLPLRFDFVAMDSDFQLTIYGLQRLIVMNTYRIVIYEGKLIQMAVEQNEQLSNLIQLLDASGTNQIPIPQDQMDYFMEQIVPGLRKLGTVQLSSDLKEQFDKTPLVAKLYLDRVKNRLLAGLEFHYEAIMINPMEDRELDQHPTLIRDRKKESDILQLMEDSAFAKTEGGYFLHNEELEYEFLQHVIPKLEPLVQLYATTAVRNRIFKENARPKLRVAFKKERTNWLEFKFEMEGFYENQVREVLQALEEKRKYYRLCNGTLLSLETREFEEIQRFLEAGPVQEEDLESGLQLPFLQGLRLMDSLTDSNTFTIEESFRQFLRKIEQPAEEDFAVPEELSPILRDYQKHGYRWMKTIASYGFGGILADDMGLGKTLQSIAYMVSELPTIRKQNQPILVVCPSSLTYNWLNEFNKFSPALQAVIVDGKKADRIALQKSAMDHDVLITSYPLLLKDIQWYEKQSFHTAFFDEAQAFKNPFTQTARTVKKIKADHRFALTGTPVENALEELWSIFHVVFPELLLGLKEFSKLTRKKISRRIQPFLLRRLKEDVQEELPEKMEMTESIELLPDQKQLYAAYLAKLREETFKHLDKDTLRKNRIKILAGLTRLRQICCHPALFVDGYKGSSAKFQQLLRIVEEARLSGRRVLIFSQFTSMLKLIAKELAYQGRPFFYLDGQTPPEERVEICNQFNAGERDLFLISLKAGGTGLNLTGADTVILYDIWWNPAVEEQAADRAHRIGQTKDVQVMKLIARGTIEEKINELQEKKRDLIAEIIESGQDATTGLTDEDIREILMV; encoded by the coding sequence ATGCAGATAAAATTAAATGAAAAAATCATCAAAGAAATGTGTGGCTCTATCTCCTTCAAAAAAGGATCGACTTTTTGGAAGACGGACAAAGTGACGTTTCAAACATACACAGAAGATCGTTCAGAGGCAATCGTGAAAGGGACAGAGGATTTCCATGTCACCATTCAGAAAGAAGAAAAGGGTACGTTTCAGACAGCCTGTACCTGTATCACCTTGCCTTCTTTTAAGCATGATTGTCAGCATATTGCAGCGGTCTTATTAGCGATAAAGGAGCATAAGCAACATGGGACAACACCGGTAGTGGAGACAGATGCTTCAGCGCTCACCGAAGGGCTGAAGTCCATTTTCAATACGAACCCGGTACGATCGAGCGGTCATCAGTATCACTTTGAGACTCGCCAGGTGCTTCATCTAATTTTCACCTGTAAGCCTGTTTTTATCAATAAAGGACAATATATGCTCGGGATCGAAATCAACATCGGTCCGATTAAAGTGAATGACATCCGGGATTTTCTGCAAAAGGTAAAAGAGCATACTCTGATCCCTCTATCCAAATCCTTTACATATGATGCCGAGCTTCACTGTTTTCCAATCGAGACAGACGAGGTGCTTCAACAGCTTCTGCAAATAAACGAGGATGAGCAAACCTTTCTGTCTGGTTCTAATACGTCTCAGCAATTATTGATTCCGCCATCCTCCTTTGATCGGCTGATTGCTTCTCTGACAAGAGCACCGCTGGTGAAGTTAGAATATGACGGGGATACCTATGAAGGAATTCACTGGTCCGAACAAAGACTGCCACTAAGGTTTGATTTTGTTGCTATGGACAGCGACTTTCAACTAACTATTTACGGTCTTCAGCGCTTAATTGTCATGAATACCTATCGAATCGTTATATATGAAGGAAAGCTGATCCAAATGGCTGTCGAGCAAAACGAACAGCTTTCCAACCTGATCCAGCTGTTAGATGCTTCCGGAACCAATCAAATTCCGATTCCACAGGATCAAATGGATTATTTTATGGAACAGATCGTACCCGGTTTACGGAAATTAGGGACAGTCCAATTATCAAGCGATTTAAAAGAACAATTCGACAAAACACCATTAGTGGCCAAGCTTTACTTGGATCGAGTGAAAAATCGCCTGCTGGCCGGATTGGAATTTCACTATGAAGCTATCATGATTAATCCCATGGAGGATCGCGAATTGGATCAGCATCCAACACTGATAAGGGATCGGAAGAAAGAAAGCGACATCCTGCAGCTAATGGAAGACAGTGCTTTTGCAAAAACAGAGGGTGGCTATTTCTTACATAATGAAGAGCTGGAATATGAGTTCCTGCAGCATGTTATCCCGAAGCTGGAACCACTTGTCCAACTTTACGCAACAACGGCTGTTCGCAACCGGATTTTCAAAGAGAATGCCCGACCGAAGCTAAGGGTCGCCTTCAAGAAGGAACGGACGAACTGGCTGGAATTCAAATTCGAAATGGAAGGCTTTTATGAAAACCAGGTTCGCGAGGTGCTCCAGGCACTGGAAGAAAAGCGGAAATACTATCGTTTGTGTAACGGCACCCTTCTTTCATTGGAAACCCGCGAGTTTGAAGAGATCCAACGTTTTCTGGAAGCAGGGCCGGTCCAGGAGGAAGACCTCGAAAGCGGCTTACAACTCCCTTTTCTCCAAGGACTCCGACTAATGGATAGCTTGACGGATAGCAACACGTTCACAATAGAGGAATCTTTCCGGCAATTTTTACGAAAAATCGAACAGCCTGCTGAAGAGGATTTTGCTGTACCTGAAGAACTGTCTCCCATCTTACGTGACTACCAGAAGCATGGTTACCGCTGGATGAAAACGATCGCCAGCTACGGATTCGGTGGCATTTTGGCCGATGATATGGGATTAGGGAAAACCTTGCAAAGCATTGCTTATATGGTATCCGAACTGCCAACTATCCGGAAACAGAATCAGCCCATTCTTGTGGTATGCCCTTCATCATTGACCTACAACTGGTTGAACGAATTTAACAAATTCAGTCCCGCATTACAAGCGGTAATTGTCGATGGTAAAAAAGCGGACCGAATCGCTTTACAGAAAAGCGCCATGGACCATGATGTGCTGATTACTTCCTATCCGCTTCTGCTGAAGGACATACAATGGTATGAGAAGCAGTCTTTTCACACGGCGTTTTTTGATGAAGCACAGGCATTTAAAAACCCTTTTACACAGACCGCCAGAACAGTGAAAAAAATAAAAGCTGATCACCGATTCGCGCTTACTGGCACACCTGTAGAGAATGCGCTTGAGGAGCTGTGGTCGATTTTCCACGTTGTGTTCCCAGAGCTTCTACTTGGTCTCAAGGAATTCAGTAAGCTGACAAGGAAAAAGATTTCGCGCAGGATACAGCCCTTTTTGCTTCGAAGGCTGAAAGAAGATGTACAGGAGGAGCTCCCAGAAAAAATGGAAATGACAGAATCGATCGAATTACTTCCTGATCAGAAGCAGCTCTATGCAGCCTACCTAGCAAAACTGAGAGAAGAAACGTTCAAGCACCTGGATAAGGATACGCTCCGCAAGAACCGTATCAAAATTCTTGCCGGTTTAACTCGATTACGGCAAATCTGCTGTCACCCTGCCTTATTTGTCGATGGCTATAAAGGAAGCTCGGCTAAATTCCAGCAGTTACTGCGGATTGTTGAGGAAGCGAGACTATCTGGCAGAAGGGTATTAATTTTTTCACAGTTTACCAGTATGCTGAAGCTGATCGCCAAGGAATTAGCCTATCAGGGAAGACCCTTCTTTTATCTCGATGGACAAACGCCTCCAGAGGAACGAGTGGAGATTTGTAATCAGTTTAATGCAGGCGAACGTGACCTCTTTCTGATTTCGTTAAAAGCAGGTGGAACCGGGCTAAATCTAACAGGCGCTGACACCGTCATCCTGTACGATATCTGGTGGAACCCTGCCGTAGAAGAGCAGGCGGCCGATCGCGCCCACCGAATCGGACAGACGAAGGATGTACAGGTCATGAAGCTGATTGCCCGTGGGACGATTGAAGAAAAAATCAATGAACTGCAAGAGAAGAAGCGGGATTTGATTGCTGAGATTATAGAATCCGGACAAGATGCGACGACTGGTCTTACGGATGAGGATATTCGGGAGATATTGATGGTGTAG
- a CDS encoding cation:proton antiporter translates to MHDLDLHHIFQLGLILVMIAAGITAIAKKFKQPYPIALVIVGAVIGLINIPVLEPLKDFITEGEVFNFVIITLFLPALLGEAALKLPISHLNDNKKPILALAFGGTFLSFIIIGFSSMWLLQFSIPAAFVFAALMSATDPVSVLSIFKSVGVKKRLATVIEGESLFNDGLAVVLFNISAFSLISYLDLGLLGAGYGIWEFVKVVALGLMIGALLGYGFSRLTKYFDDYPLEIIFSIILFYGAFLLAESVHASGVIAVVVAALIFGNYGSKIGMSPATKLNISNFWDVATLLANSLVFLMVGLEITRINVAENWGLIFIAILIVLIARSVAVYSSLFFIRNIPLSWKHILNWGGLKGSLSIALVLSLPRDFEGREEILLLAFSVVLFSLVVQGLSIKPLISWLGVNKKDKGYQEYESLIARAHQLETGIQEIIKVKKNLFVTEMVAKGIIEEYEQQRTALHEEIDELFEKHPELRKKQEVALLKHSLYAQYEAIGHLLREEIISSEVAEKERDLITNKIVELEDKH, encoded by the coding sequence ATGCATGATTTAGATCTACATCATATTTTTCAGCTTGGACTTATATTAGTAATGATTGCCGCTGGTATAACAGCGATCGCAAAAAAATTTAAACAGCCTTACCCAATAGCGCTCGTGATCGTCGGGGCTGTTATTGGGCTGATTAACATTCCTGTATTGGAACCATTGAAGGATTTTATTACCGAAGGAGAAGTCTTTAATTTTGTGATTATCACGTTGTTCTTGCCTGCATTATTAGGGGAAGCAGCGTTAAAGCTTCCGATTTCCCATCTGAATGATAATAAGAAGCCGATTCTCGCCCTGGCATTTGGCGGAACCTTCTTGTCCTTTATTATCATCGGTTTTTCATCGATGTGGCTTTTACAATTTTCCATACCTGCCGCCTTTGTATTTGCAGCATTGATGAGTGCGACAGATCCGGTCAGTGTGCTGTCCATTTTTAAAAGCGTCGGTGTCAAAAAAAGACTGGCTACTGTCATTGAAGGGGAAAGTTTATTTAATGACGGGCTGGCAGTCGTCTTATTTAATATATCTGCTTTTTCTTTAATTTCCTATCTTGATCTTGGCCTTTTAGGTGCAGGTTACGGCATTTGGGAATTTGTTAAAGTGGTCGCATTAGGTCTGATGATCGGGGCTTTACTGGGCTATGGATTTTCCCGCCTGACAAAATATTTCGATGATTATCCGCTGGAGATCATCTTCAGTATTATTCTCTTTTACGGTGCTTTCTTACTCGCGGAGAGCGTTCATGCTTCAGGGGTTATCGCCGTTGTCGTTGCAGCATTGATCTTCGGCAACTATGGTTCCAAGATTGGCATGAGTCCTGCAACGAAATTGAATATTAGCAACTTTTGGGATGTGGCGACATTGCTTGCCAATTCCCTCGTCTTTTTAATGGTCGGCTTAGAAATCACCAGAATCAACGTTGCCGAGAACTGGGGATTAATTTTCATCGCGATTTTGATCGTGCTAATTGCTCGAAGTGTTGCGGTTTACAGCAGTCTTTTCTTTATCAGAAACATCCCGCTTTCCTGGAAGCATATTCTCAACTGGGGTGGCTTGAAAGGTTCGTTATCGATTGCGCTCGTACTCAGTCTTCCAAGGGATTTTGAAGGTCGCGAAGAAATTTTGCTGCTCGCCTTTAGTGTTGTATTGTTTTCCCTGGTCGTTCAAGGACTTTCGATCAAACCGCTTATTTCCTGGTTAGGTGTCAACAAAAAAGACAAAGGCTATCAGGAATATGAATCCTTGATTGCACGCGCCCACCAGCTTGAGACAGGTATTCAGGAAATCATTAAAGTTAAAAAGAACCTGTTCGTTACGGAAATGGTAGCGAAAGGGATTATCGAGGAATACGAGCAACAACGAACCGCCTTGCACGAGGAAATTGACGAGCTTTTTGAGAAGCACCCGGAACTTCGAAAAAAACAAGAAGTCGCCTTATTAAAGCATTCGCTCTATGCCCAGTATGAAGCCATTGGCCATTTGTTACGGGAAGAGATCATTTCCAGTGAGGTCGCGGAAAAAGAGCGGGACTTGATCACGAACAAAATTGTAGAATTAGAAGATAAGCATTAA
- a CDS encoding PH domain-containing protein: MEHVALENKLSPAFLKARLISESIANIIGFIVLIGLFWMKGYFNWPEWANWLVIGAFVIHCFGTVWSFIEPKFLYKSWGYQLDREFLQISHGILKKEWVTVPMAKVQSVTTSQGPIMKAYQLRGIKVETMGSSHSIPALDEQVALELRERLAEYAKLKDVEE, encoded by the coding sequence ATGGAGCATGTAGCCTTAGAAAATAAATTATCACCTGCATTTCTTAAAGCACGTCTCATATCTGAATCGATTGCTAATATCATTGGATTCATCGTTCTCATCGGACTTTTTTGGATGAAAGGTTATTTTAACTGGCCAGAGTGGGCGAATTGGCTGGTCATCGGTGCATTCGTTATTCACTGTTTCGGAACGGTCTGGTCTTTTATCGAGCCTAAGTTTCTTTATAAAAGCTGGGGCTATCAGCTTGATCGTGAATTTCTTCAAATAAGCCACGGCATCTTGAAGAAGGAATGGGTGACAGTACCAATGGCGAAAGTCCAGTCCGTCACGACCAGCCAAGGGCCGATTATGAAAGCCTATCAATTACGAGGAATCAAGGTTGAAACGATGGGATCCTCCCATTCCATTCCGGCTCTGGATGAACAGGTTGCCCTGGAATTACGGGAAAGACTTGCCGAATATGCGAAGTTAAAGGACGTGGAGGAATGA
- a CDS encoding DUF4915 domain-containing protein: MLYGLENDPDFKHIHTRLLISCPSSDTDRGGLFLLDFKNNAFEKLYTGSCSGMTIVNDRLFIASDDNKIITLDQKFQVVEKKQYPKLDFHDIVKFNDQVVLVVETAINAIGCYDTKTLTRIGEIRFNAEDKDVHHINDIWLDDHTLYVSMFSPYGKWYMDPMHKSGAIAAIDLTDFHPAQQLHVDPEKHVVVKDLYMPHSISMHENELAYCDSMSFRVSTGKNKPIQLPGFTRGLAITDNTLFIGQSRMRHVLRIPHQFSNCCLDGGIYVYDSHYRISRFIPLPAHQVYQIRILDSNFV; this comes from the coding sequence TTGTTATATGGATTGGAGAATGATCCAGATTTTAAACATATCCATACACGTCTATTAATCAGTTGTCCATCAAGTGATACAGATAGAGGTGGCCTATTTCTGTTAGATTTTAAAAATAATGCTTTCGAGAAACTATATACCGGCAGTTGCTCTGGTATGACGATCGTTAATGATCGATTATTCATCGCATCCGACGATAACAAAATTATTACCTTAGATCAGAAGTTTCAAGTCGTCGAAAAAAAACAATATCCGAAACTCGACTTTCACGATATCGTGAAGTTCAATGATCAAGTTGTGCTGGTTGTAGAGACTGCGATAAATGCGATCGGGTGCTATGATACCAAAACTTTGACACGAATAGGCGAGATCCGATTTAATGCAGAGGACAAAGACGTCCATCACATAAATGACATTTGGTTGGATGATCATACTTTATATGTTTCTATGTTTTCTCCCTATGGCAAATGGTATATGGATCCCATGCACAAAAGCGGTGCAATTGCAGCCATTGATCTGACCGATTTTCATCCGGCCCAACAACTCCATGTAGATCCAGAGAAACATGTCGTGGTTAAGGATTTATATATGCCGCATTCGATCTCCATGCATGAAAACGAACTTGCTTATTGTGACTCTATGTCTTTTCGTGTCTCCACTGGTAAGAACAAACCGATTCAATTACCTGGTTTTACACGCGGGCTTGCCATAACAGACAATACCCTCTTTATCGGACAAAGCAGGATGAGGCATGTTTTGCGAATTCCTCACCAATTCTCAAATTGCTGTCTGGATGGCGGCATCTATGTCTACGATTCTCACTATAGAATATCGCGTTTTATCCCATTGCCAGCACACCAGGTATACCAAATCCGAATTCTTGATTCTAATTTTGTTTAG